Proteins encoded by one window of Ktedonobacterales bacterium:
- a CDS encoding protein kinase: MKCHQPLGSDKSDKEERDAISSPPPPPDEEADSHPKRSGSDKGPKRLTSGAELQHKRYKIEKAVAKGGMGAVYKAFDQHFKRPCAVKEMLDNFSNEEERDQSLQWFEREAHMLLDLHHQAIPKVFDFFAENGHNYLIMEFVDGKTLAEVLEQEGQPRGLPETRVRSWAAQMCSVLAYLHSQNPPVIFRDLKPSNIMVTGDDKVKLIDFGIARSFQGGRQATVIMTLGYAPPEQLEGKPLPKSDIYALGATLHRLLTRHEATNNKPSIFDFPTIRSLRPEISPQFDVLIGRALQKEPNARWVSAGEMEQALLRLPPVLPPPGPVGPTIVANRPPIGAPPLGGPPIGAPPTFQQPSGQPLSGPSVNYHLNQARALLDQRRFIEALNMARQALQFDRNNPQVYKVLGMIHARSQPPDTTNALAAYQSALQLTPNDAETHRLIGDVFLFVQRRPQEGIKAYQNALLHNPNDGEAHRLLGQCFEQTNQLEPALTEYREAARLLPRSLAVQMNIGQLCLRMNRLQDAERAFVEALRVDAGSAAARHLLSQVYDREGRLTDALRECEAAVRLNPADAQAQATLQRLRARATTGNQGGSGGPGTTH; this comes from the coding sequence GTGAAATGTCATCAACCGCTTGGAAGCGACAAAAGCGACAAAGAGGAGCGCGACGCTATTTCCAGCCCACCACCACCGCCAGATGAAGAGGCGGACAGCCATCCCAAACGCAGCGGGAGCGACAAAGGCCCCAAGCGCCTCACTTCTGGCGCCGAACTGCAACATAAACGCTATAAGATCGAGAAAGCAGTTGCCAAGGGCGGCATGGGCGCGGTCTATAAAGCCTTTGACCAGCACTTCAAGCGGCCCTGCGCCGTCAAGGAAATGCTGGATAACTTCAGCAATGAAGAAGAACGCGATCAGTCGCTGCAATGGTTCGAGCGCGAAGCCCATATGCTGCTGGACCTGCATCACCAGGCCATCCCCAAAGTCTTCGACTTCTTTGCCGAAAATGGGCATAACTACCTGATCATGGAGTTTGTGGATGGCAAGACGCTCGCCGAAGTGCTGGAGCAAGAAGGCCAGCCGCGCGGCCTGCCCGAAACCCGCGTGCGCAGCTGGGCAGCGCAGATGTGCAGCGTGCTGGCTTATCTCCACAGTCAGAACCCCCCGGTGATCTTTCGTGACCTGAAACCTTCTAACATCATGGTCACGGGCGACGACAAAGTGAAGCTGATCGACTTTGGCATCGCCCGCTCCTTCCAGGGTGGACGCCAGGCCACCGTCATCATGACGCTGGGCTACGCGCCCCCTGAACAACTGGAAGGCAAGCCCCTTCCCAAAAGCGACATCTATGCCCTCGGCGCGACGCTCCACCGCCTGCTGACGCGCCACGAGGCCACTAATAACAAGCCATCAATCTTTGATTTCCCCACCATTCGCAGCCTCAGACCAGAGATCAGCCCGCAGTTCGACGTGCTGATTGGCCGCGCCTTGCAGAAAGAGCCAAACGCCCGCTGGGTCAGCGCGGGCGAAATGGAACAGGCCCTCCTGCGGCTCCCGCCGGTCCTGCCGCCGCCCGGACCCGTCGGGCCAACGATAGTTGCCAACCGGCCCCCCATTGGAGCGCCCCCGCTGGGCGGCCCGCCAATAGGAGCGCCGCCCACCTTTCAACAGCCATCGGGCCAGCCGCTTTCCGGGCCTTCTGTCAACTACCATCTCAACCAGGCGCGCGCCCTGCTGGATCAGCGGCGTTTCATCGAGGCGCTTAACATGGCCCGGCAGGCGCTGCAATTTGACCGGAACAACCCACAGGTCTATAAAGTGCTGGGCATGATTCACGCCCGCAGCCAGCCACCCGATACCACCAACGCTCTGGCTGCCTATCAAAGCGCGCTTCAACTCACCCCAAATGATGCCGAAACCCACCGACTGATCGGTGATGTCTTTTTGTTCGTGCAGCGCCGACCACAAGAGGGCATCAAAGCCTATCAGAATGCGCTGCTCCATAACCCCAACGACGGTGAAGCCCATCGTCTGCTGGGGCAGTGTTTTGAGCAGACCAACCAGCTTGAGCCTGCGCTGACCGAATATCGAGAAGCCGCGCGACTGCTGCCTCGCAGCCTGGCGGTGCAGATGAATATCGGCCAGCTTTGCCTGCGCATGAATCGGCTCCAGGACGCCGAGCGCGCCTTTGTCGAGGCGCTGCGCGTAGACGCCGGCAGCGCGGCGGCCCGCCACCTGCTCAGCCAGGTCTATGACCGCGAGGGCCGCCTGACCGATGCCCTGCGCGAATGCGAGGCGGCTGTACGGCTGAACCCCGCCGATGCGCAGGCCCAGGCTACACTCCAGCGCCTGCGCGCGCGGGCAACTACAGGGAATCAGGGAGGCTCTGGTGGACCAGGCACGACGCATTAA
- a CDS encoding amidohydrolase family protein, producing the protein MPKAIDFHVHLPIAEFMDVALGPYRAAAERFFRSEVKLRDVEEIAAYYEEQDMVGVLLAWDAETATGQPPLRNEVVAAIVDRYPQRFIGFASVDPHKGQAAIVEAERAIKDLGLAGMKFHPGVQAFYPNDRAFHPLFEKITELGVPALFHTGTSGLGANTPGGSGVKLDHTRPIYLDSLAADFPTLTIIGAHPSWPWHEEMIAVVQHKSNVYNDLSGWSPKYIPPSLLREAAGRLNEKFLFGSDYPFIPPDRWLRDFEKLDGWTDEARARLLYGNGQRLLAHTPVAQMTFSG; encoded by the coding sequence ATGCCTAAAGCCATTGATTTTCATGTTCATCTGCCAATTGCCGAGTTTATGGATGTGGCGCTTGGCCCATACCGGGCGGCGGCAGAGCGGTTTTTTCGCAGCGAGGTGAAGCTGCGCGATGTGGAGGAGATTGCCGCCTATTATGAGGAGCAGGATATGGTAGGCGTTTTGCTGGCGTGGGACGCCGAGACGGCGACGGGCCAGCCGCCGCTGCGCAACGAGGTGGTTGCGGCGATTGTGGACCGCTATCCGCAGCGTTTTATCGGCTTTGCCAGCGTGGACCCGCACAAGGGCCAGGCCGCCATCGTCGAGGCCGAGCGCGCGATCAAAGACCTGGGCCTGGCAGGCATGAAGTTCCATCCGGGGGTTCAGGCGTTTTATCCCAATGACCGGGCGTTTCACCCGCTCTTCGAGAAGATTACGGAACTGGGCGTACCCGCGCTCTTCCACACAGGTACCAGCGGCCTGGGCGCGAATACGCCGGGCGGCTCTGGCGTCAAGCTCGATCATACCCGTCCAATCTATCTGGACAGCCTGGCGGCAGATTTTCCGACGCTGACGATTATCGGGGCGCATCCTTCCTGGCCCTGGCACGAAGAGATGATCGCGGTTGTGCAGCACAAGAGCAATGTGTATAACGATCTCTCCGGCTGGTCGCCAAAGTACATTCCGCCGTCGCTGCTGCGCGAGGCCGCCGGACGGCTCAACGAGAAGTTTCTGTTTGGCTCGGATTATCCGTTTATCCCGCCGGATCGCTGGCTGCGCGATTTTGAGAAGCTGGACGGCTGGACGGATGAGGCACGCGCCCGGCTGCTCTATGGCAATGGGCAGCGTCTGCTGGCCCATACGCCGGTAGCGCAGATGACCTTTTCAGGCTAG
- a CDS encoding NADH-quinone oxidoreductase subunit D (Catalyzes the transfer of electrons from NADH to quinone) has translation MAIDAENQQLAPEYIEGPGGLRSEEMVLNMGPQHPSTHGVLRLVLTLDGETVVHCTPVIGYLHRGIEKILENRPYMGGIRYMDNSDYLSPMINETAYAGAVEQLMGLEPPRRAQYIRLMTNEMQRIASHMVAIGTYLLDLGAMTPILYCFRDREGILDLFEALGGSRFNVNYLRVGGVLHDFPKGWLSRLEQWCNAFDHSLIELENLVTGNEIFEARTQNVGYIDPQQAIAYGLTGPNLRASGVNFDLRVDRPYMAYREVSVNPAVRQEGDAFARFRVRLNECYESLRLVRVAMDQLPGGPISTRTPIALRPPRGETYFAVESSKGEQGIYLISDGSEYPYRAKIRGPSFVNLQILPELLRGHKMGDVVAILGSIDLVLGEVDR, from the coding sequence ATGGCAATAGATGCAGAAAACCAGCAGCTTGCCCCTGAATATATCGAGGGTCCGGGAGGGCTTCGCTCTGAGGAGATGGTCCTCAACATGGGGCCGCAGCATCCTTCTACGCATGGGGTGCTGCGCCTGGTCTTAACGCTCGATGGCGAAACGGTTGTCCACTGCACGCCCGTGATTGGCTATCTCCATCGCGGCATTGAAAAGATATTGGAAAACCGACCTTATATGGGCGGCATCCGCTATATGGATAATTCGGACTATCTCTCGCCGATGATCAATGAAACGGCCTATGCTGGCGCGGTCGAGCAGTTGATGGGCCTGGAGCCGCCGCGCCGCGCCCAATATATCCGGCTGATGACCAATGAGATGCAGCGCATCGCCAGCCATATGGTCGCCATCGGCACGTATCTGCTGGACCTGGGCGCAATGACCCCTATCCTGTATTGTTTCCGTGACCGCGAAGGTATTCTGGACCTGTTCGAGGCGCTGGGCGGCAGCCGCTTCAATGTCAACTATCTGCGCGTGGGCGGGGTGCTGCACGATTTTCCCAAGGGCTGGCTGAGCAGGCTGGAACAGTGGTGCAATGCGTTTGATCATTCGTTAATAGAATTAGAGAATCTGGTGACGGGCAACGAGATTTTCGAGGCGCGCACGCAGAACGTTGGCTATATTGATCCGCAGCAGGCGATTGCCTATGGCCTGACCGGGCCGAACTTGCGGGCGTCGGGCGTCAATTTCGATCTGCGCGTGGACCGGCCCTATATGGCCTATCGTGAAGTATCGGTGAATCCGGCGGTGCGTCAGGAAGGCGACGCTTTTGCGCGCTTCCGGGTGCGCCTGAATGAGTGCTATGAAAGCCTGCGCCTGGTTCGCGTGGCGATGGATCAACTGCCGGGCGGGCCGATCTCGACGCGCACGCCGATTGCGCTGCGCCCGCCGCGCGGGGAAACCTATTTCGCTGTGGAGAGCAGCAAGGGTGAGCAGGGCATTTATCTGATTAGCGATGGCTCGGAATATCCCTACCGCGCCAAGATTCGCGGCCCTTCGTTTGTGAACCTGCAAATCTTGCCGGAACTGCTGCGCGGCCACAAGATGGGCGATGTGGTGGCGATCCTGGGGAGTATTGATCTGGTTCTTGGCGAGGTGGATCGATGA
- a CDS encoding SRPBCC family protein codes for MMENERRARKRGWLPLAIGAAGLATGIVIGGARAVKEIEVSSEWEIDAPAEEVFEMLLDTRNYAEWWPEMAGYTNTGERFITASTIAQCAARLPVSFVPFLPPLHFTLRFPQIERNQRVRVRLTGDVSGIAEWVIVPQGEGVILKNNTRLRLRNPLLNLAALALPEASWRANLEAMLLEVRSGLRRALEFAEAEFAFARR; via the coding sequence ATGATGGAAAACGAACGTCGGGCGAGAAAACGAGGTTGGCTTCCGCTGGCGATTGGCGCTGCCGGTCTGGCGACTGGCATCGTGATTGGGGGCGCGCGGGCGGTCAAGGAGATCGAAGTCTCCAGCGAGTGGGAGATTGACGCGCCAGCGGAAGAGGTCTTTGAGATGCTGCTGGATACGCGCAATTACGCCGAATGGTGGCCTGAGATGGCCGGATACACCAATACGGGCGAGCGGTTCATCACTGCCAGCACGATAGCGCAGTGCGCGGCGCGCCTGCCGGTGTCTTTCGTTCCGTTTCTGCCGCCGCTCCATTTTACCCTGCGCTTTCCACAGATTGAGCGCAACCAGCGCGTTCGCGTGCGCCTGACGGGCGATGTCAGCGGCATTGCCGAGTGGGTGATCGTGCCGCAGGGCGAGGGTGTGATTCTCAAGAATAACACCAGGCTGCGGTTGAGGAATCCGCTGCTGAATCTGGCCGCGCTGGCTTTACCAGAGGCTTCCTGGCGAGCCAATCTGGAGGCGATGCTTTTGGAGGTGCGCTCCGGCCTGCGGCGCGCGCTGGAGTTTGCCGAGGCCGAGTTCGCTTTCGCCAGGCGCTGA
- a CDS encoding P-loop NTPase — translation MRMPSPGGPHQRARRPTSPARFVIAVGSGKGGVGKSTISLNLALALAESGKAVCLLDADLYGPNIPLMVGLTRKEWTGDWTLARKGKQQTIQPVERYGLKIMSAGFLLGEDQPMILEALIVRALLMQLTHQVAWGNPDYLIIDLPPGTADLQQNLLHDLQLSGVVLIVTPQDVAHLDGKKALQHFRRAGVPILGAIENMSGFLCPHCGQPVDIFARVSAARAIWGMDIEKLGAIPLDPLVSQSGDRAHPLLIAHPRSVQAAAFRHIAQQLAAKLEGAPQ, via the coding sequence ATGAGAATGCCATCGCCCGGTGGTCCCCACCAGCGCGCGCGCAGGCCCACGTCGCCCGCGCGATTCGTCATCGCCGTAGGCAGCGGCAAGGGCGGCGTAGGCAAATCAACGATCAGTCTGAACCTGGCCTTGGCGCTGGCCGAAAGCGGGAAGGCCGTTTGCCTCCTCGACGCTGACTTGTATGGCCCAAATATCCCACTCATGGTTGGCCTCACTCGCAAAGAGTGGACGGGCGACTGGACGCTGGCGCGCAAAGGTAAGCAGCAAACTATCCAGCCGGTTGAGCGTTATGGCCTCAAGATCATGTCGGCAGGCTTCCTCCTTGGCGAAGACCAGCCAATGATTCTTGAAGCCCTCATCGTGCGGGCGCTGCTCATGCAATTGACGCATCAGGTTGCCTGGGGCAATCCAGACTATCTCATCATTGACCTTCCGCCGGGTACCGCCGACCTCCAGCAAAACCTGCTGCATGACCTCCAACTATCCGGCGTCGTACTCATTGTCACCCCGCAAGATGTCGCCCACCTGGATGGCAAAAAAGCCCTGCAACACTTTCGCCGCGCCGGAGTACCCATCCTGGGCGCAATAGAAAATATGAGTGGCTTCCTCTGCCCACACTGCGGCCAGCCAGTGGACATCTTTGCTCGTGTCTCAGCCGCCCGCGCCATCTGGGGAATGGATATAGAGAAGCTGGGCGCTATCCCCCTGGACCCACTAGTGAGCCAGTCTGGAGACCGTGCCCATCCACTGTTGATCGCTCACCCGCGATCAGTGCAGGCAGCCGCCTTTCGCCATATCGCCCAACAATTAGCGGCGAAACTGGAGGGTGCGCCACAGTAA
- a CDS encoding NADH-quinone oxidoreductase subunit C: MDLTRSASQPGASSARTPQAFQGDHIAELTRTLHGLDGLVGHPALMGGGGVGIEVDGARLLQVSRVLRDELGFEMLTSVSGVDMRDHLEVVYHLRSLSRNWLLQVKVKLEPEKPQVDSLVGVWTSANWLERETYDLFGMVFVGHPDLRRILLDDEFEGYPLLKSFHPTPMTVHDRATTQVTPAEALSGEAQRGVERVVSKRLGQGTQERLHPGTPTFGDAHYPEQPGVPESEGIED; the protein is encoded by the coding sequence ATGGATTTAACCAGAAGCGCGTCACAGCCTGGGGCATCCTCTGCACGGACGCCGCAGGCTTTCCAGGGCGATCATATCGCTGAACTGACCCGCACGCTGCATGGCCTGGATGGGCTGGTGGGGCATCCGGCGCTGATGGGTGGGGGCGGGGTTGGCATCGAGGTAGATGGCGCCCGTCTGCTACAGGTCAGCCGGGTGCTGCGTGATGAACTGGGCTTTGAGATGTTGACCTCCGTGTCGGGGGTTGATATGCGCGATCACCTGGAGGTGGTCTATCATCTGCGTTCGCTTTCGCGCAACTGGCTGCTGCAAGTGAAGGTGAAGCTGGAGCCAGAGAAGCCCCAGGTTGACAGCCTGGTCGGCGTCTGGACTTCGGCGAACTGGCTGGAGCGCGAAACGTATGACCTTTTCGGGATGGTCTTTGTGGGTCATCCAGACCTGCGCCGCATCCTGCTGGATGACGAGTTTGAGGGCTATCCGCTGCTGAAAAGCTTCCACCCCACGCCAATGACGGTGCATGATCGCGCGACGACCCAGGTCACGCCAGCGGAGGCGCTTTCTGGCGAGGCGCAGCGCGGCGTTGAGCGGGTGGTGTCGAAACGGCTGGGGCAGGGGACGCAGGAGCGCCTGCACCCCGGCACGCCAACCTTTGGCGACGCGCATTATCCTGAACAGCCCGGCGTCCCCGAATCAGAGGGGATCGAAGACTAG
- a CDS encoding nitronate monooxygenase: MQTRRVEMLPDTLPTRVTALLGIRYPIVQGGLAHLSYADLAAAVSEAGGLGQVGVACFETADELRAEIAKVRALTSRPFGVNFPIGHSPVDHFLEVALEEGVPVLTITGGNPEALLRRIQAHQPTPHTMVLVAGTRAARKVEDLGADAVIAVGFEGGGHLGRDDVGTLVLTPRVVEAVKIPVLASGGVADGRGLAAALALGAEGVELGTRFIAVQENVAHLHYKEALVRAQETDTVVIERTLGRPARVLRGPLPDKILEIERDLEQRGASREESLAALLPFILGTVNKRAAREGVLEEGFVWAGQVAGLIQDIPTAGDLVRRMILEAAVVTQRMARLFVSTALPVEEAGD; the protein is encoded by the coding sequence ATGCAGACAAGGCGAGTGGAGATGCTCCCCGACACGCTGCCTACGCGGGTGACGGCGCTGCTGGGTATTCGCTATCCTATCGTACAGGGTGGATTGGCCCATCTTTCGTATGCTGATCTGGCGGCGGCGGTTTCAGAGGCGGGCGGGCTGGGTCAGGTGGGCGTGGCGTGCTTCGAGACGGCGGATGAGTTACGCGCCGAGATCGCTAAGGTGCGGGCGCTGACCAGTCGCCCGTTTGGCGTGAATTTCCCGATTGGGCATAGCCCGGTTGATCATTTTCTGGAGGTGGCGCTGGAGGAGGGCGTGCCGGTGCTGACGATTACCGGCGGCAACCCGGAGGCGCTGCTGCGACGTATTCAGGCGCACCAGCCTACGCCGCATACGATGGTGCTGGTGGCTGGTACGCGCGCGGCGCGCAAGGTCGAAGACCTGGGCGCAGACGCGGTGATCGCGGTGGGATTCGAGGGCGGCGGCCATCTGGGCCGCGATGATGTTGGCACGCTGGTGCTGACGCCGCGCGTGGTGGAGGCGGTGAAGATTCCGGTGCTGGCGAGCGGGGGCGTCGCCGATGGGCGCGGGCTGGCGGCGGCTCTGGCGCTGGGCGCGGAGGGGGTGGAATTGGGGACGCGCTTTATTGCGGTGCAGGAGAATGTGGCGCATCTCCATTACAAAGAGGCGCTGGTGCGGGCGCAGGAAACCGATACGGTGGTGATTGAGCGCACGCTGGGGCGTCCGGCGCGGGTGCTGAGGGGGCCGCTGCCCGACAAGATTCTGGAGATCGAGCGCGATCTGGAGCAGCGCGGCGCTTCGCGCGAAGAGAGCCTGGCCGCGCTGCTGCCCTTTATCCTGGGGACGGTGAATAAACGCGCGGCGCGTGAAGGTGTGTTAGAAGAGGGCTTTGTCTGGGCGGGCCAGGTTGCGGGGCTGATTCAGGATATTCCCACGGCAGGCGATCTGGTGCGGCGTATGATTTTGGAGGCTGCCGTCGTCACACAGCGCATGGCGCGTCTGTTTGTGTCAACCGCTCTGCCGGTAGAAGAGGCAGGCGATTAG
- a CDS encoding NADH-quinone oxidoreductase subunit A, whose amino-acid sequence MANIGYLYAALFFLVGCMLVVVGLTAAKVVGRFTIKKHTARDKHIIYESGETPLGSAWVQYPLAFYVFALLFVAFDVDIVFLISWAVVFQQLGWFGFVEITFFIVVLALGLVYAWRKGVVRWI is encoded by the coding sequence GTGGCAAATATCGGCTATCTGTATGCGGCCCTCTTCTTTCTCGTCGGGTGCATGCTGGTGGTGGTGGGCCTGACCGCTGCGAAAGTGGTTGGTCGCTTTACTATCAAAAAGCATACAGCCCGCGACAAACACATCATCTACGAATCTGGCGAGACGCCTCTTGGCAGCGCCTGGGTCCAATATCCGCTGGCCTTTTATGTCTTTGCGCTGCTCTTTGTGGCTTTTGATGTGGATATTGTGTTCTTGATCTCCTGGGCGGTGGTGTTCCAGCAGCTCGGCTGGTTTGGGTTTGTCGAGATCACCTTCTTTATCGTTGTGCTGGCGCTGGGGCTGGTCTATGCCTGGCGTAAAGGAGTGGTTCGATGGATTTAA
- a CDS encoding Stp1/IreP family PP2C-type Ser/Thr phosphatase: MKQPLRIHRRPLIVGLLALCLALGTLFVLATAAGAADLSDHSAQAALPLATRTPTPTHTPTPTATATATPTPTPTPSVIQKEPTATAITGGAGNSTGTGSSNGFLPDTIFGISTTAVALTFLVVLVFLVFVMTFLLSVRYRRRRDVQRQPTASSAFPKRGRTSGQLQPDFAAPLPAGATAPFAAAAPAASSRRTVVCPRCGMQNNLGSSTCANCGLDLPQGLAGTSGAGRLGRSISGGPAPLNLPPLNPAPAPDIAEMPTMTYQPPDIAEMPTMTYQPPVGGADKEVTLPTMPAMTGGKQEEATVVMRGRQRQALGVKVSAKTDPGRRRKDNEDNFLAVTGTWRHNGQLQPFGFFVIADGMGGHANGQDASRIAVETIYHHLAETLPRQDTPDEALGGLLQEAIQRANQMIYHQNQKDHADMGCTMTAALVAGSEAHICNVGDSRTYLLNQNDHLQRVTTDHSIVESLVAAGVIQKDDVYTHPKRNQIYRSLGEKEAAEIDLFHQRLTPGDKLLLCCDGLWEMIRDPDIEQVLRHDDLPQVTSKLIEMANENGGVDNITAIVVKIMEDTKPAKQPMIQSVASGPAHLDQLKQ, translated from the coding sequence ATGAAGCAGCCCTTGCGAATTCACCGGCGACCTCTGATCGTTGGCCTTCTTGCGCTTTGTCTGGCGCTGGGCACGCTTTTCGTCCTGGCTACCGCCGCTGGCGCTGCTGATCTCTCTGACCACAGCGCGCAGGCCGCGCTCCCTCTGGCAACCAGAACGCCTACCCCGACCCATACGCCAACACCAACAGCAACCGCGACAGCAACCCCGACCCCTACACCAACACCATCAGTCATCCAGAAGGAGCCAACAGCAACCGCGATCACTGGTGGCGCCGGAAACTCCACAGGCACAGGAAGTTCTAACGGCTTCCTTCCCGATACTATCTTTGGCATCTCGACAACCGCTGTGGCCCTGACCTTCCTGGTAGTCCTGGTCTTCCTCGTCTTTGTCATGACATTCCTGCTCTCGGTGCGCTACCGACGCAGGCGCGACGTGCAGCGGCAGCCAACAGCCTCATCCGCCTTCCCGAAACGCGGGAGAACGAGCGGGCAGCTACAACCCGATTTTGCCGCCCCCCTCCCGGCGGGGGCAACAGCGCCCTTTGCCGCTGCTGCGCCAGCCGCTTCATCGCGGCGAACGGTCGTTTGCCCGCGCTGCGGCATGCAGAATAACCTTGGCTCCAGCACCTGCGCCAACTGTGGCCTTGATCTACCACAAGGGCTGGCCGGAACCAGCGGCGCGGGACGCCTGGGCAGGTCCATCTCCGGCGGCCCAGCTCCCTTAAATCTTCCGCCGCTCAATCCGGCGCCAGCGCCAGACATCGCCGAAATGCCCACCATGACCTATCAGCCGCCGGACATCGCCGAGATGCCCACCATGACCTATCAGCCGCCGGTGGGCGGCGCTGACAAAGAAGTGACGCTGCCCACCATGCCAGCTATGACCGGGGGAAAACAGGAGGAAGCAACTGTGGTGATGCGTGGACGCCAGCGTCAAGCCCTGGGCGTAAAGGTCAGCGCCAAAACAGACCCTGGCCGCAGGCGCAAAGATAACGAGGATAACTTTCTGGCCGTCACCGGCACCTGGCGGCATAACGGCCAGCTTCAGCCTTTCGGCTTCTTTGTCATTGCCGATGGCATGGGCGGCCACGCCAACGGCCAGGACGCCAGCCGCATAGCCGTTGAAACCATCTATCATCATCTGGCCGAGACGCTGCCCAGGCAAGATACCCCCGATGAAGCGTTAGGCGGCCTGCTGCAAGAGGCCATCCAGCGCGCCAACCAGATGATCTATCACCAGAACCAGAAAGATCACGCCGATATGGGCTGCACCATGACCGCCGCGCTGGTGGCGGGGAGCGAGGCGCATATCTGCAACGTCGGCGACAGCCGCACCTATCTGCTCAACCAGAACGACCATCTCCAGCGCGTCACCACCGACCATTCGATTGTCGAAAGCCTGGTGGCGGCTGGCGTCATCCAGAAAGATGATGTTTATACTCACCCCAAGCGCAACCAGATTTACCGCAGCCTGGGTGAAAAAGAAGCCGCCGAGATTGACCTGTTCCACCAGCGATTGACGCCGGGCGACAAGCTGCTGCTGTGCTGCGATGGCCTCTGGGAAATGATCCGCGACCCCGATATTGAACAGGTGCTGCGCCACGACGACCTGCCGCAAGTCACCAGCAAGTTGATCGAGATGGCGAACGAGAACGGCGGCGTGGATAATATCACCGCCATCGTCGTCAAGATCATGGAAGACACCAAACCGGCCAAACAGCCCATGATCCAGAGCGTGGCGTCTGGTCCGGCCCATCTCGACCAGCTAAAGCAGTAA
- the nuoH gene encoding NADH-quinone oxidoreductase subunit NuoH produces MITDFWKEVIHFFITLVFTLVFVPVIPLVGTYLDRKILGLMQDRLGPTYVGPFGSLQSLVDMVKLLSKEDIKASATDTIIFTLAPVIFLAPIITTFVILPFSPYMTVSALETGLILYVALSSLDVIGVFMAGWGSNNKYALMGGLRSAAQMISYELPLVLSLVPVIMLTSVVDKNGLGSISLSEIITAQMRPWWLWFVLIQPLGLLIYYTCGLAETNRSPFDLPEAESELVAGYLTEYSGLRWAMFFLGEYANMVIVSVITVALFLGGWSGPGADQGLWVGLLGDFGGAVVFNLFAVFWFMVKLWTMIFIFVWIRATLPRLRADQLMRFAWLVLMPITLANILISGLVLLGAPELMGGTMMLAQVPVNVWILGAVNWLMFFVYVFLLGRATGVSVTGRTPRWMRRRAAARAKAQSATQPAALAQAQK; encoded by the coding sequence ATGATAACGGATTTTTGGAAAGAAGTAATTCACTTCTTTATTACGTTGGTCTTCACATTGGTCTTTGTGCCGGTAATCCCACTGGTGGGTACGTATCTGGACCGCAAGATTCTTGGCTTGATGCAGGATCGCCTGGGGCCAACCTATGTTGGCCCCTTTGGATCGCTGCAAAGCCTCGTGGATATGGTCAAGCTGCTCTCCAAAGAAGACATTAAAGCCAGCGCGACGGATACGATCATCTTTACGCTGGCGCCGGTGATCTTCCTGGCGCCGATTATCACTACCTTTGTGATCCTGCCGTTTTCCCCCTATATGACGGTCAGCGCGCTGGAAACCGGACTCATTCTGTATGTGGCGCTCAGTTCGCTCGATGTGATTGGCGTCTTCATGGCCGGCTGGGGGTCTAATAACAAGTACGCGCTCATGGGTGGCCTGCGCTCGGCGGCGCAGATGATCTCCTACGAACTGCCGCTGGTGCTGTCGCTGGTTCCGGTGATTATGCTCACCAGCGTGGTGGATAAGAATGGGCTGGGAAGCATCTCGCTCAGCGAGATCATCACTGCTCAGATGCGTCCCTGGTGGCTCTGGTTTGTGCTGATTCAGCCGCTGGGCCTGCTGATCTATTATACCTGCGGATTGGCCGAAACCAACCGCTCGCCATTTGATCTGCCCGAAGCCGAATCGGAACTGGTCGCGGGCTATCTCACCGAGTACAGCGGCCTGCGCTGGGCGATGTTCTTCCTGGGCGAATATGCCAATATGGTTATCGTCTCGGTGATTACGGTTGCGCTGTTCCTGGGCGGCTGGTCTGGTCCGGGCGCCGATCAAGGCTTGTGGGTTGGGCTGCTCGGCGATTTCGGGGGGGCGGTGGTCTTTAACCTCTTTGCCGTCTTCTGGTTCATGGTGAAGCTCTGGACGATGATCTTTATCTTCGTCTGGATTCGCGCCACGCTGCCGCGCCTGCGCGCCGATCAGTTGATGCGGTTTGCCTGGCTGGTCTTGATGCCGATTACCCTGGCGAATATCTTGATCAGCGGATTGGTGCTGCTGGGGGCGCCTGAACTGATGGGCGGGACGATGATGCTCGCCCAGGTTCCGGTCAATGTCTGGATTCTTGGCGCGGTCAACTGGCTGATGTTCTTTGTCTATGTCTTCCTGCTGGGTCGGGCGACGGGTGTGTCCGTGACCGGCAGGACGCCGCGCTGGATGAGACGGCGGGCGGCTGCCAGGGCCAAAGCGCAGTCAGCGACTCAACCGGCGGCGCTGGCCCAGGCCCAAAAATAA